The Desulfonatronum lacustre DSM 10312 region GGGGGTCTGGGCCGAGGCGGATGCGGCCAGAAAAAAGAACAGGCACAGCGCGGACAAACACAGGGTGATGCGGGAAGACAGCGAAGACAGGGTCTTGAGCATGGGTTCCTCCAGACGGAAGCTTTTTGGGGTGAGGGCCTGGGCGACGAACGCGGTCGCCGGGTCTGACTGCCGGGTTGCCGTGCGCGGAATCCGGCGATGAAAAGTACCACAAGCAACGGCTGTGCCATGGTTGGAATCCAGCGGTTTTCATAGATGTTCTTGGTTTCGCCGGGTTCCGCGTCGAACTCTTGCGCGTTGGGAATCTTTCAAAAAACGTGCATTTTTGCAAGGTCGGATTACAAAAACGGCAGGACGAATCCGTCTAAATTAATGAATGCTTCAGGTTTTTTTGTTCTCTGTAAAAAAATTATAATTCCAGAATAGTAGGTTGTAGTGTGTCCACGGGGATTCCCAGTGTGGGCCTGCGATCATCGAAATCGAAATCGCTATCGAAATCGGAAAGTTGCCAGGAATCGATTTCGATCACGGCTTCGATTTCGATACCGATCAAGAGCACCTGTGGCTCAAGAACAAATCTGCCCCTGATAGATGCTTCATGGGCGGTTGACTCCGGTCCGGCTCTCGGATAGTGGCATACGTTTTCGTTTTGTTTCTTGAAGCCTCAAGTCCGGATACCCCATGTTCGACAGTTTAGCGGATCGTCTGCAATCCGTCTTCAAAAAAATCCGCGGTCACGGCCGATTGGATGAGAAGAGCGTCCAGGAAGGCTTGCGCGAGGTGCGTCTGGCCTTGCTGGAAGCGGACGTCAATTTCAAGGTCGTCAAGGACTTCGTGGAACGGGTCCGGGAACGGGCCATGGGCCAGGACGTCCTGGGCAGCCTGACGCCCGGTCAGCAGGTAGTCAAGATCGTCCACGATGAAATGGTCGACTTGCTGGGCGGCGAGCATCTGGGATTGCAACTCCAGGGCAAGCCGCCGGTGGTCATCATGCTGGTCGGTTTGCAGGGCTCGGGAAAGACGACCACCGCGGCCAAGCTGGCCCTGCACCTGCGCCGTCTGAAGCGTTCTCCCTTCCTGGTCCCCGCGGACGTCTACCGCCCCGCCGCCATTGATCAGCTCCACAAGCTGGCCTCCCAACTGGACGTTCCGGCTTTTGCCTCCACCGCCCAGATGCGGCCCGTGGACATCTGCCTCCAGGCTCGGGACGAGGCGGCCCTCAAGGGCTTGGACGTTCTCCTGGTGGACACGGCCGGGCGGTTGCACATCGATGCGCCGCTGATGGATGAGCTGGTGGCCGTGAAGCAGGCCTTGAGTCCTCAGGAAATTCTCTTCGTGGCCGATGCCATGACCGGTCAGGACGCAGTCAACGTGGCGGTCAAATTCGATGAGCTTCTGGATTTGTCCGGCATCGTGCTGACCAAGATGGAAGGCGACGCCCGTGGCGGCGCGGCCCTGTCCATCAAGTCCGTGACCGGCAAGCCGATCAAGTTCGTGGGCATGGGCGAAAAGGTCAGCGACCTGGAGGCCTTTCATCCGGACCGCGTGGCTTCGCGCATCCTGGGCATGGGCGACATCCTCTCGCTGATTGAAAAGGCCCAGGGCTCCATAGATCAGGATGAAGCCGAAGCCCTGCAGAAAAAGATGCAGAAGGCCGAGTTCAACCTGGAGGATTTTCGCGTCCAGATGCGCCGGTTGCGCAAGCTCGGTTCCCTGGAGGGGATGCTCAAGCTGATTCCGGGCATGGGCGACCTGCGCAAGCAGCTTGGCGAGATGAAGATGCCGGAAAAAGAGATGGGCCGCATGGAGGCGATCATCAACTCCATGACCCCGGGGGAGCGCAAGAACCCCAAGGTGATGAACGCGAACCGCAAGCTCCGGGTGGCCAAGGGCAGCGGCGTAAAAGTCCAGGATGTGAACGCGCTGTTGAAAAATTTCGAACAGATGCAGAAGATGATGAAGAAAATGACCAGCGGGGGAGGTCTTGGAGGCATGAAGATGCCCTCCGGCCCCGGAGGGCTGAGCTTGCCCGGCGGTCTGGGCGGGCCGGGCGGACCGAGTGGCCTAGGGCTTCCCGCGGGCATGCCGAAAACCGGGACCAAGTCCGCGACCAAGAAGAAAAAGGAACGGCGCAAGAAAAAACGCCGCTGAGATCACCGGCGCAATCCACGCCCCCATTTCACGACACCATTTCAGATCAACTTGAAGAGAGGAACGCAGCAATGGCAATGAGAATCAGACTGACCCGGATGGGCTCCAAGAAGAAGCCGTTTTACCGCATCGTGGCCCTGAACAGCGAAACCCGCCGCGACGGCCGCGCTTTGGATTTTCTCGGCTACTACAACCCGATGAAAGAGCCCAACGAATTGAAGATCGACACCGACAAGGTCCGCGAATGGATGGCCAAGGGCGCCAAGCCCACGGACACGGTTCGTTCGCTGTTGGCCAGGGTGGGCTTCAATCAAGCCCAGGCCTAACAGTTCGTTGATAAACGCCCGCCGGCCGCGTGTTTCAAGCGTCGCGGGCCTTTGCGTTTTTTTGAGCTGCTCCACGGCGATGAGCTTTTACGGAGTGAAGACGGCATGAAGGAACTCATCGAGTACATTGCCACGTCCTTGGTGGATCAGCCCGAGGCCGTGCAGGTTTCCCTGGTGGAGGGCGAGCAGTCTTCCGTGGTGGAGCTGCGCGTGGCCAAGGAAGATCTGGGCAAGGTGATCGGCAAGCAGGGTCGGACGGCCAAGGCCCTGCGTACGATTCTCGCCGCCGCCTCGGCCAAGGCCGACAAGCGGGTGGTGCTGGAAATCATCGAGTAGGCGGGTTCACGATGTCCGGGCAAGCGTTGGTCCTGGTCGGAAAAGTGATCAAGCCGCACGGTTTGGCAGGGGAGTTCAGTGTCAAAGTGCACGTGGACTCCCCTGATTTTTTTGCCCATGTCCCACGCCTGTACCTGCGCGGTGCCCCCGGAGAACGTCCGCGTCCCGTGGCCGTGACCTCCTGGAGAATGCACAACGCACGGCTTCTGCTGCGCCTGGACCAGATCCAGGGGCGTGATGAAGTGGAGCAGGTGCGCGGGGCGGAGTTGCTGGCGCGCCGCGAGGATCTGCCCGATCGTTCGGATGAGGACATTTTCATTCAGGAACTGATCGGCATGCGGGTGCTGCTGCCTTCCGGCGAGGTGTTGGGCCGGATCGAGAACGTCAACTTCGGTGCCGGTACCGGAGTCGGCCAGGAGATCTGGAGCATCCGGACCGGGTCGCGCCGGGAAGTACTCTTTCCGGCGCACCAGGATTTCGTCCTGGACGTGGACCTGGCCGCGGCCACGGTGCGCATCGATCCGCCGCCTGGGCTGTTGGAATTGTATCTGGGGGAAGAAGGGTAATACCAATTCTCCTTCAGAACTGAACCATCCCCGAAAGAAAAGCTTTGAATTGGAGAACTGCTCAGCACATCCTGAGTTGAGCCCATTTCCGGCGCTGGATTCCCGCCTTCGCGGGAATGACGTGTTTTTCCATGCCGCCTCCCAATCAGTCATACCCGCGAAGGCGGGTATCCAGGCCGCTTTCGCACGGATGAGCTGAGTAGTTACGAATTGGAAATGGTATAAGGACCAGGATTCAGGCGGCATGCGGTTCAACATTGTCACGCTTTTTCCGGAGTTTTTCGCTTCGGCCCTGCACTGTGGCCTGCTGGGCAAGGCCCTGGAGCAGGAGACGGTCACGGTTCGGTTGATCAATCCCCGGGATTTCGCCGTGGACCGGCATCGCAGTGTTGACGACCGGCCCTATGGTGGCGGGCCGGGCATGGTCATGACCTTGCCGCCGTTGGTTGCTGCCCTGCGGTCCCTGGAAGTACCTGGGGAAGCGCCTGGGGAAGCACTTGGGGAAGCGCCCGGGGAAACGCCCGGCAGGGTGGTCCTGCTGTGCCCCAAGGGCCGCCCACTGGATCACGACCTGGCCGC contains the following coding sequences:
- the rimM gene encoding ribosome maturation factor RimM (Essential for efficient processing of 16S rRNA), with amino-acid sequence MSGQALVLVGKVIKPHGLAGEFSVKVHVDSPDFFAHVPRLYLRGAPGERPRPVAVTSWRMHNARLLLRLDQIQGRDEVEQVRGAELLARREDLPDRSDEDIFIQELIGMRVLLPSGEVLGRIENVNFGAGTGVGQEIWSIRTGSRREVLFPAHQDFVLDVDLAAATVRIDPPPGLLELYLGEEG
- the rpsP gene encoding 30S ribosomal protein S16 codes for the protein MAMRIRLTRMGSKKKPFYRIVALNSETRRDGRALDFLGYYNPMKEPNELKIDTDKVREWMAKGAKPTDTVRSLLARVGFNQAQA
- the ffh gene encoding signal recognition particle protein produces the protein MFDSLADRLQSVFKKIRGHGRLDEKSVQEGLREVRLALLEADVNFKVVKDFVERVRERAMGQDVLGSLTPGQQVVKIVHDEMVDLLGGEHLGLQLQGKPPVVIMLVGLQGSGKTTTAAKLALHLRRLKRSPFLVPADVYRPAAIDQLHKLASQLDVPAFASTAQMRPVDICLQARDEAALKGLDVLLVDTAGRLHIDAPLMDELVAVKQALSPQEILFVADAMTGQDAVNVAVKFDELLDLSGIVLTKMEGDARGGAALSIKSVTGKPIKFVGMGEKVSDLEAFHPDRVASRILGMGDILSLIEKAQGSIDQDEAEALQKKMQKAEFNLEDFRVQMRRLRKLGSLEGMLKLIPGMGDLRKQLGEMKMPEKEMGRMEAIINSMTPGERKNPKVMNANRKLRVAKGSGVKVQDVNALLKNFEQMQKMMKKMTSGGGLGGMKMPSGPGGLSLPGGLGGPGGPSGLGLPAGMPKTGTKSATKKKKERRKKKRR
- a CDS encoding KH domain-containing protein, with the translated sequence MKELIEYIATSLVDQPEAVQVSLVEGEQSSVVELRVAKEDLGKVIGKQGRTAKALRTILAAASAKADKRVVLEIIE